Within Sandaracinaceae bacterium, the genomic segment TGACAGGCGCGGAAGTCCAGCCCCTAGCGGGCCCGGACTGGGCAGTTCCAAGCAGGAGAACGGTTGAGCGCAAAGGCGTGGATGACCCAGAACTCGAGACCCATCCGACCTTGAACCACGCAGTCCGCGCCCGGCAGGGGGCGGACTTCCGCAATTGATCCAGGCCCGGGATGCTGCCCCGGGTTTCAACCCGGGGTGCCCATAGTGCCTTGCAGCAAGCCGATTCGGCCCCCTAGCAAGATGTGTTGAATCCGCAGGCTGAGGCGGTGGGTGCCCAACGGCTTCGTGATGTGCTCCATTCTCAGTTTCAGGCCGCAGACACACGGGCCCGCAACAGCTCGGCCAGCGCGCGCACGGTGCCGGGGCTGCTGCCCTCGGCCTTGTTGTTCACCACCACGTACACCTCGAAGCCACGCTCCACCGCCAGCTCGATGAGCCGGATGACGTCGGCGCGCATCTTGGGCTGCTCCGTGACCACGCGGTCGAACGGCGCGAAGCGCTGCTTGGCGTCTTCATAGGCCACGCCCGGGGGCAGCATGAGGCGCGCGACCACGAACGGCCCCGGCATGGACAGCGGCAGCTCCAGCTGCGCGCCGATGTCCGGCATGCGCGACCAGAAGTTGAACACGTGCGTGGCGTCGTGCTCGCGCAAGATGGGGAAGTACCCGGGCGTGAGCAGCTCGGGGTCACGCACCTCCACCGCGCACTGCAACGCGCGCGGCATGGCCTCGAGGAAGCGCACCAGGGCCGTCTCCCAGGCCACCACGTCCACGGGGGCGCGGCTCGGCGGGATCTCCAGGATCAACGGGCCGATGAAGTCTGCGAAGGCCTCGGCGATGGGCGCCGCCACGTGCTCGGCAAAGAGCTCCGTGCTCAGGAAGTCGGGGTTCGCCTTGCCGGCGCGCTCGCCATAGCGCGGGTGCTCCGGGAACACGCGCGTGGTGATGCGCTCCCAGACCTTCATGCAGGCGCGAAAGCCCGGCGGCAGCTGCGCCGCGTATTCCGCCAGATCGCGCGCGGGGATGGGCCCGTAGAAGCTGCGGTCGATGCCCACGGTACGGAACAGCGGGTGCGCTGCGTACTCCGCCAGCGACTCCCGCATGAACGCCGCCTGGCTGGGATAGCGCCGCTGGTAGACCAGCCCCTGCCACCCCGGGAAGGTCCAGCTCGACGTGCCGAAGCGCACCTTCTCGGGCAGCGCCGCGGCCAGCGCCACCAGCTCGGGATCCACCGCCGCACCGTCGGCCCCGTCGGCTGCTCCGAAGAGCCCCAGCTGCCGACGCCCGCGCGAGCTCACTCGCTGCCCCGCAGGTAGTCGTCCACCGCCTCGTTGTGGCGCTCGAGCGTGGCGCTGAAGTGGTGGCGGCGCCCTCCCCGCGCCACGAAGTAGAGGTAGTCGTGCTGCGCGGGAGCGAGCACCGCCTCGATGGCCGCGGCGCCTGGGTTGCAGATGGGCGTGGGCGGCAGGCCCGGGTGGCGGTAGCTGTTGTAGCGGTTGGCCGAGTCTTCCAGCATGGCGCGCGTGATGCGCCCGCGGAACCCCGCGCAGCTGGGGGCGCGCGCGGGCTCGGCGCGGCAGCCATAGCTGACCGTGGGGTCTGCCTGCAGGCGATGGCGCGGCAGGAAGGTCTCGGACCGCAGCCGGTTCAAGAAGACGCCCGCGATGATGGGGCGCTCGTCGGACACGGCAGCCTCACGTTCCACCACCGACGCCAGCGTCACCACCTCGTGCAGGCTGAACCCCAGCTCGTTGCGCAGTCGCGTGAGCCGCCCCTCGTAGCGCCGCTCGAGCCTCGCCGTGCGCGAGCGGAAGCTGCGCACCATGCGGCTCATCATCTCGGTGGGCGTGAGGTCGTCCCGCAGCGTGTACGTGTCCGGAAACAAGTAGCCCTCGGCTGTCTCGCCAGGGATCTCCAGCTGCCGCAAGATGTCCGGGTCCACCGTGGCGTCCAGGAACGCCTGCTCCTCCATGAGCCCGTAGTGGGCCAGGCGCTGCGCGATGTCGAAGCGCGTGAAGCCCTCGGGCACGGTGACATCCATGCTGCGGGGACCGAGGCCCCGGGCCACGCGGCGCGCCAGCTCGGCGGGTGGCAGGTCGTCGGCCAGGCGCACGCTCTGCCCCACGCGCAGCGCGTGATGCGCCCCCCAGCAGGCGCAGGTAGAGCGAGAAGAGCCACGCCTCTTCCACCACGCCCTCGGTCTCGAGCGTCTCGGCCAGCGAGCTTGCGCTGGTCTCCGCCGTGATGGTCACCACCACCGACCGCCCGTCACCGGGACCTGCGCGCCGCGGATAGACCACCAGCACGTAGACCAAGCCCGCCACGGCGCACGCCAGCAGCAGCGCGGTGACGCCCGTGAGCACACGGACACGCGGGCTCAGCGCCGCTTTCGCCGTGGACGCACCGCGCCTCGGCGCGCGCTTGCGCCCGGGGGCAGGTCGCCTGGGCCGGGGGGGGGCTCCTCCGCCGCTTCGTCGCTGTCCGCTTCCGGCCACGTCTCTTGTCCTCTAGCGTCGAGGAAGGCTTGCAGCAAGAGCGCCGCGGCGGCCTGATCCACCACGCGCTTCTGCTCGGCCTTCTTCACGTTCAGGTCGCGCAGCGAGCGCTCCGCCATCACGGTGGACAGGCGCTCGTCCACGAAGTGCAGCGTGGCCCCCAGCACCGGCTCGAGCGCGGCGGCGAACAGGCGCACCCGCCGGGCGGCCTCCCCTTCGCTGCCGTCGAGCCGCAGCGGCAGTCCCACCACCACGCCAGCCAGGTCTGCGCACGTCACGCCGTGGGCCTCGAGCGCCTTCCGGACTTGCCGCGCCGCCGCCGGGTCGCGCTTCTCGCGCTTCACCGTGTCGAACGGCAGCGCCACGCGCGCGTCGTCATCGGAGAGCGCCAAGCCGATGCGCACCGCGCCCGGGTCGACGCCAAGATACCGGGTCATGCCGAGGCCATGGCCGTGGGGGCCGCCGCCGTGCGCGCCACGAGCAATGGCAGCACGTAGGGGAAGCCAATCTTCATGGCGTCGAGGTCCGGCGCGAGCTGCCCGATGAGCCAGAAGCTCATGACCGCCGCGCGCTCGACGTAGAACCAGTCGTCCGGGTAGCGCACGGACTTCATGAGCGCGCGCAGCTCGCGGCGGGCCACCTCGGGGTTGGCCAGTGCCTCGAGCTCCTTGGCGTTGGCGCGCATCAAGGCGCCGGCCGTGATGTCCTTGATCTTCAGCAGCTTCGCGAAGTAGGTCTTCACGGTCTGCTCCAGAAGCTGGCGGTCGCCGTCGGGCGCCACGAAACCCAGCGTCTCGATGCCCGAGAGCACGAGCGTGTCGTTCTGCTCGAAGATGCCGCGCAGCACGTCGACCATGCCGTCGATGACGTGCTGCGGCGTCTCGCTGATGGCCCCGAAGTCCAGGATGACGATCTTGGGCGTCTCGGGGGTCGCACCCGCCTGCACCAAGAAGTTCCCCGGGTGCGGGTCCGCGTGGAAGAAGCGGTCTAGGAAGAGCTGCCGGTAGAAGCACTTCACCAGGCGCTCGGCCACGGCGTTGCGGTCGATGCCCAGCCGCTCGTACTCGTCGAAGCGCGTGATCTTGATGCCCTCCATGAACGTCATGGTGAGCACCTCGCCCGAGCTGGCCGACGCGATGACCTCGGGGAAGAGGATGTCCGGCTCGCTCTCGAAGTTCTTGGCCATGCGCGTCATGCACGCGGCCTCGTGCACGTAGTCCGTCTCGCGCTTGAGCAGATCCACGAGCGCGTCATAGACCGCTGAGATGTTCTGCACCGGCACGAACATGCGGTAGAGGCGCAGGCCCAGGTTCACCACGCGCAGGTCCACGCGGACCACGTCACGAATGCCGGGGTACAGCACCTTCACGGCGTACTTCTCACCGGTGGCAGAGTAGGCGATGTGCACCTGCCCGAGCGACGCGGCGGCCAGCGGCGTGTGGTCGATGCGTTCGAACACGGCGGACGGAGGCTTCCCGAGGCTGTCCTCGAAGGCCTTCGCCATGACGTCCCAGGGCTGCGGCGGCACAGCGTCTTGCAGGCTCTCGAGCTCGCGCGCGTAGGCGTCCGGCAGGAAGCCGCCCATCACCGACAGCACCTGGCCCAGCTTGATGTAGACGCCGCGCAGGTTCAGCATGCCCGCGAGCAGGCGCTTGGCGTTGAGATCGTCCACGCGGGTCTGCCGGCGCGCGAGCCACGCCGGCATGTCGGCCACCTCGCGGCCCGTCTCGGGGTCCAGCTTCCACTTGCGGAACATCTTCAACAGCGCCAGCTGGAGGAGGTAGCTCGTGAAAATACGCCCTAGGATCAGGAGCGCGCGGACCAGTCGCACGAAGAGGCTCATGTTGCCGGGCGGATGCTAGCAGTCCGGGCCCGCCTCCGCATGGCGGCCTCCCCGCGCTGCGGAGGTGCCGCTCACCACCCGAGCCTGGTATGGTCGAGACTCATGCGTCCGAAGAAGCCCAATGTCCCGAAGCTCCGCGAGCAGCTGGCCGTCGCCCTCCAGAAGGAGAAGTTCGGCGAGGCGCTCGGCCTCTACGAGGAGCTGGGGCTGGCCGAGCCCGCCGACCCACGCTGGCCGCAACGCCACGGCGACCTGCTGCGGCGCCTCAAGCAGGACGCTGCCGCCATCAAGGCCTACGAGGTGGCCGTGGGGCTCTACGCCAAGCAGGGCTTCGTGGCGCGCGCTGCCGCCATGGCGAAGCTCATCCTGCAGATCGACCCGAGCCGGCTGGACGTGCTCGAGCGCGTGGACCCCGACGAGGCGCGTCGCCTGCACCGCCAACAGCGCCATGACGTGGTGACCGCGCTCTCGGAGCCGCCGTCGGGACTGCCACCCCCGCTGCCCAGTCAGCTCGCGCCCACGCCCATGGCGGTGCCCCCCCCGCCTCCCCCCTTGCGCGTGCCTGCGCCGCCGCTCCCGCGCCAGGCGGTCACCCCGTCCGCAGGCGTCCCTCCCCTGCCACAGCGTGCTGCACCGCCGCCTCCGCTGCCTCCCGCTGCTCCGCGCGTGGCGCCGCCCGCCGCCGAGGAGCCCGAGTCGTCCGAAGAAACGCTGCCCCCACGGTCCACGCCGCGTCCTCACCGCAAGCGCAGCAGCTTGAGCTTCTCGGCCGTGGAGCTCCAGCCCGTGGCGGACGCCGAGGCCGACGAGCTGCGCTTCTCCGACGTAGACGACGAGAACGCCATCGAGATCGACCTCTCCTCCATGGAGATCGACGACTCGCAGGTCATGTCCCGGGCGGACCTCGAAGCCGCGGAGGACGACGTGGTCCTCTTCGACGAGGACGACCAACTCGAGGACAAGCGGCGCTCAGCGCTCGAGCTGGCGGCCCTGCCGTCCATCTCGCTGTTCGCCGAGGTGCCGCCGGCTGCGCTCAGCCGCTTGATTCAGCACGCCGACTTGGTGGAGCTGGGCCGCGGTGAGCTGCTCATCCGTGCCGGGGACCCCGCCGATGCGCTGTTCGTCATCGTCAGCGGCGACCTCGAGGTGGACTGGCCGGGGCTGGCCACACCCATCGCCATCAGCGAGGGCAGCATCGTGGGAGAGACGTGCCTGCTGGACGCCGTGACGCGCCGCGCCGACGTGCGCACGGTCACGCGGGTGAGCGCGCTGCGCGTCCCAAAGACCGTGCTGGACGAGATCCAGGACGAGTTCCCCGCGGTGGGTGAGGTCTTGCTGGAGCTGCTCACGCGCCGCCTGATCAGCAACCTGCTGCGCACCAACCCGCTCTTCGCGGGCTTCGACCCCGAGACGCGCACGGAGTTGGCGCGCCTGTTCGAGGTCCGCCGCGCCACCATGGGAACCGCCATCATCGAGCTCGGCAAGAAGACCGACGGTCTGTACCTGCCGCTGCTGGGCCGCCTCGAAGTGCACAAGGGCGAGCGGCTGTTGGGGCGCGTGCGCTTGGGCACCGTCATCGGCCAGAGCGCCATGCTCACGCGGGCGCCGGCCGAGTCCACCATCGTGGCCGCCACGGACGCGCTGGTGTTGCGCTTGCCGGCGGCGCGCTTCAACGAGCTGGCGGCACACTACCCCACGGCGCTGATGCACCTCTCGGAGCTCAGCGACTCGGTGGATGGCGAGCACATCTCGATCATCCCCGGCCCGCCGTGAAGGCACGATGAGCCACGGGTGGGCCAGCTGATGGCCAGCCCGCCTGTGCGGGTCTCGGTGCTGATGCCGGTGCGCGATGCTGGCGACACCGTGGTGGACGCGCTCGAGAGCGTGCTGGCCACGCCGCACGTGCCGCTCGAGGTGGTGGTGGTGGACGACGGTTCGCGCGACGCCACGCGCGAGCGGGTGTTGGGTGTGGCCTCGCGCGACCCACGCGTGCGTCTGCTGACCGGCGAGGGCCACGGCATCACCGCGGCGCTCAACCAGGGGCTGCGCGCGTGCGAGGGTGAGTTCATCGCGCGCATGGACGCCGACGACCTCGCGCACGTGGAGCGGCTGGGTGCGCAGCTCGACCGCTTTCTGCAGGACCCGGGTGAGCGCCTAGGCGCCCTCGGCACGCGCGTGGCGGTGTTCGGCGCCACCCCCACCGAGGGCTTTCAGCGCTTCCTGAGCTGGCAGAACAGCTTGCTCACGCCCGAAGAGCACGCACGCGACCTGTTCATCGACGCGCCGCTCTGCCACCCGAGCGTGATGCTGCGCAGGAGCACGCTGCTGGCGCTGGGCGGCTACCGCGACGGGGATTTCGCCGAGGACTACGACCTGTTCGTGCGGCTGCACCGCGCCGGCCTCTGGCTCGAGAAGCTGCCGGGTGTGCTGCTGCAGTGGCGCCGACACGACCGGCAGACCACGTTCACGGACCCGCGCCTCAGCCCCGAGCGCATGCGCACGCTGAAGGCGGAGCACCTCGCGGCGCTGCTGGCGAAGCACCACTCGCATGCTCCGCGGCGGCTGGTCCTGTGGGGCGCAGGTCGCGACGGGAGGCGGTTCGCGCGGGCCCTGACCGCCGAGGGTCAGCGCGCCGAGGCGTTCGTGGACGTGGACCCGAAGAAGATCGGGCGCACGGTGCAGGGCGCGCCCGTGCTGCCGATGGAGGCGCTGCGCCTGGGGCACGACCGCGTGGTGGCCGCCGTGGGATCCGTCGGTGCCCGCGGGCTCATCCGCGCCCACTTGCTGAGCC encodes:
- the mltG gene encoding endolytic transglycosylase MltG, encoding MGQSVRLADDLPPAELARRVARGLGPRSMDVTVPEGFTRFDIAQRLAHYGLMEEQAFLDATVDPDILRQLEIPGETAEGYLFPDTYTLRDDLTPTEMMSRMVRSFRSRTARLERRYEGRLTRLRNELGFSLHEVVTLASVVEREAAVSDERPIIAGVFLNRLRSETFLPRHRLQADPTVSYGCRAEPARAPSCAGFRGRITRAMLEDSANRYNSYRHPGLPPTPICNPGAAAIEAVLAPAQHDYLYFVARGGRRHHFSATLERHNEAVDDYLRGSE
- a CDS encoding AarF/ABC1/UbiB kinase family protein, whose product is MSLFVRLVRALLILGRIFTSYLLQLALLKMFRKWKLDPETGREVADMPAWLARRQTRVDDLNAKRLLAGMLNLRGVYIKLGQVLSVMGGFLPDAYARELESLQDAVPPQPWDVMAKAFEDSLGKPPSAVFERIDHTPLAAASLGQVHIAYSATGEKYAVKVLYPGIRDVVRVDLRVVNLGLRLYRMFVPVQNISAVYDALVDLLKRETDYVHEAACMTRMAKNFESEPDILFPEVIASASSGEVLTMTFMEGIKITRFDEYERLGIDRNAVAERLVKCFYRQLFLDRFFHADPHPGNFLVQAGATPETPKIVILDFGAISETPQHVIDGMVDVLRGIFEQNDTLVLSGIETLGFVAPDGDRQLLEQTVKTYFAKLLKIKDITAGALMRANAKELEALANPEVARRELRALMKSVRYPDDWFYVERAAVMSFWLIGQLAPDLDAMKIGFPYVLPLLVARTAAAPTAMASA
- a CDS encoding cyclic nucleotide-binding domain-containing protein, with translation MRPKKPNVPKLREQLAVALQKEKFGEALGLYEELGLAEPADPRWPQRHGDLLRRLKQDAAAIKAYEVAVGLYAKQGFVARAAAMAKLILQIDPSRLDVLERVDPDEARRLHRQQRHDVVTALSEPPSGLPPPLPSQLAPTPMAVPPPPPPLRVPAPPLPRQAVTPSAGVPPLPQRAAPPPPLPPAAPRVAPPAAEEPESSEETLPPRSTPRPHRKRSSLSFSAVELQPVADAEADELRFSDVDDENAIEIDLSSMEIDDSQVMSRADLEAAEDDVVLFDEDDQLEDKRRSALELAALPSISLFAEVPPAALSRLIQHADLVELGRGELLIRAGDPADALFVIVSGDLEVDWPGLATPIAISEGSIVGETCLLDAVTRRADVRTVTRVSALRVPKTVLDEIQDEFPAVGEVLLELLTRRLISNLLRTNPLFAGFDPETRTELARLFEVRRATMGTAIIELGKKTDGLYLPLLGRLEVHKGERLLGRVRLGTVIGQSAMLTRAPAESTIVAATDALVLRLPAARFNELAAHYPTALMHLSELSDSVDGEHISIIPGPP
- a CDS encoding glycosyltransferase yields the protein MASPPVRVSVLMPVRDAGDTVVDALESVLATPHVPLEVVVVDDGSRDATRERVLGVASRDPRVRLLTGEGHGITAALNQGLRACEGEFIARMDADDLAHVERLGAQLDRFLQDPGERLGALGTRVAVFGATPTEGFQRFLSWQNSLLTPEEHARDLFIDAPLCHPSVMLRRSTLLALGGYRDGDFAEDYDLFVRLHRAGLWLEKLPGVLLQWRRHDRQTTFTDPRLSPERMRTLKAEHLAALLAKHHSHAPRRLVLWGAGRDGRRFARALTAEGQRAEAFVDVDPKKIGRTVQGAPVLPMEALRLGHDRVVAAVGSVGARGLIRAHLLSHGFVEGVDFFCVA
- the ruvX gene encoding Holliday junction resolvase RuvX codes for the protein MTRYLGVDPGAVRIGLALSDDDARVALPFDTVKREKRDPAAARQVRKALEAHGVTCADLAGVVVGLPLRLDGSEGEAARRVRLFAAALEPVLGATLHFVDERLSTVMAERSLRDLNVKKAEQKRVVDQAAAALLLQAFLDARGQETWPEADSDEAAEEPPPGPGDLPPGASARRGAVRPRRKRR
- a CDS encoding DUF72 domain-containing protein translates to MSSRGRRQLGLFGAADGADGAAVDPELVALAAALPEKVRFGTSSWTFPGWQGLVYQRRYPSQAAFMRESLAEYAAHPLFRTVGIDRSFYGPIPARDLAEYAAQLPPGFRACMKVWERITTRVFPEHPRYGERAGKANPDFLSTELFAEHVAAPIAEAFADFIGPLILEIPPSRAPVDVVAWETALVRFLEAMPRALQCAVEVRDPELLTPGYFPILREHDATHVFNFWSRMPDIGAQLELPLSMPGPFVVARLMLPPGVAYEDAKQRFAPFDRVVTEQPKMRADVIRLIELAVERGFEVYVVVNNKAEGSSPGTVRALAELLRARVSAA